A genomic region of Colletotrichum destructivum chromosome 1, complete sequence contains the following coding sequences:
- a CDS encoding Putative HAT dimerization domain, ribonuclease H-like superfamily: MVPPCCCDSSINFLLLTSLCDQQLLDSPSLGNYEPAFLHPTYNSYDGWHPGYASGMCKPVDNGASNGYFMESPYPEAYLTGASLSSAVSVDDTPVELFQPWTYGLDAQPVQQQDFVLGNGDSWNVIGGQNGAGCTKSLLAEQLNTLCHSLSIEGIANKMAPTQANAAFVWRQFVDIGRLNSKKSKRYRCRHCQKDFAATSVGRPKEHLAACEKWQAKQRQERRAQDNAGYLPSCYEAIQKKITEVGIQHISQDESHSYAYDAAAAVIAGGRPFSLFESRRWRYFFTRIKPGWKPPSRAAITRILPDFYQELHDEVSKRITSSEWLNIIFDASDNVSGHRIVNISAQLPDGPAFYWKTLDTGDEQHTAENWVKLIWGEMQQLCGGDLSRINSICTDTENTMRSVHDLLGRFPELSHVNFSLCDSHGLQLLIKDILLLPFFEDLLNNVSTLLMFFSRSKLQLQRLRMCQRTRWNGVTRALIRSVITRWGSQYNSFFSLLRSRDPARDWSIRKDVRDELRSQDCPVLLPEAVRIIKDNSFWLKLEAAIAVLKPVNEFQHASEADGAGIAHVVNRWLQIKSKWAEMGEADQFPDIPWDDIDAIFKARLDKQTYDIHWIADTLRPDTTGPNSKLPPSVFARVQEYLQMQLNDDDEYHRALSEFTHFRMRTGGPDGLFSKHSAVYDEGFKPSMAWQCLLNQGSILARVAVKVMSTLANSVPSERSFSAISFIHTKARNRLTPMHADMQAFIFMNDRVLDRLKDQKYAHKKRWADLEEKDWLELEDSYLDLFVNAQGKKVWMDGLMASTSGDFEWEGVLQSTGDILGVGTEVGSET, translated from the exons ATGGTACCTCCCTGTTGTTGCGATTCATCCATCAA TTTCTTGCTTCTTACATCCTTATGCGatcagcagctcctcgataGTCCCAGTCTGGGCAACTATGAGCCGGCCTTTCTCCACCCCACCTACAACTCCTATGATGGGTGGCATCCTGGTTATGCAAGTGGGATGTGCAAGCCAGTGGACAACGGCGCTTCGAATGGCTATTTCATGGAGAGCCCGTACCCCGAGGCCTACTTGACTGGTGCAAGCCTGAGCAGCGCTGTGTCTGTCGATGATACGCCGGTCGAGCTGTTTCAACCGTGGACCTACGGTCTCGACGCTCAGCCTGTCCAGCAACAGGACTTCGTGCTTGGTAACGGCGACAGTTGGAATGTTATTGGGGGGCAAAATGG GGCGGGCTGTACAAAATCTCTGTTGGCTGAGCAGCTCAACACACTCTGCCATTCTCTCTCAATTGAAGGCATCGCCAACAAGATGGCGCCCACCCAAGCTAACGCTGCCTTCGTTTGGCGACAATTTGTCGACATCGGCCGCCTTAATTCCAAGAAAAGCAAGCGATACAGATGCCGTCACTGCCAGAAGGATTTTGCGGCGACCTCTGTTGGGAGGCCGAAAGAGCATCTCGCTGCGTGTGAGAAATGGCAAGCCAAGCAGCGACAAGAGCGTCGAGCTCAAGATAACGCTGGCTATCTTCCCTCCTGTTATGAAGCTATACAAAAGAAGATAACCGAGGTCGGAATCCAGCATATCTCGCAGGACGAGAGTCACAGTTACGCCTatgatgccgccgctgctgtaATCGCCGGCGGTCGGCCCTTCAGCCTCTTCGAGAGCCGCCGTTGGCGTTATTTCTTCACTCGCATTAAGCCTGGCTGGAAGCCTCCTagccgcgccgccatcacgaGAATTCTTCCCGACTTCTATCAGGAACTCCATGACGAGGTTTCCAAACGCATTACCAGCTCAGAATGGCTCAACATCATATTTGACGCTTCCGATAATGTCTCGGGGCACAGAATCGTCAACATCTCGGCACAACTACCAGACGGCCCAGCATTCTACTGGAAAACGCTTGACACGGGAGACGAACAGCACACGGCGGAGAATTGGGTGAAGCTGATATGGGGAGAAATGCAACAACTGTGCGGCGGTGATCTCTCCAGAATCAATTCTATCTGTACAGATACCGAAAACACAATGCGCTCTGTACACGACTTGCTAGGGAGATTCCCAGAGCTCTCACACGTCAACTTCTCTCTATGCGATTCTCACGGCCTTCAGCTTCTAATCAAAGAcatccttcttcttcccttctttGAGGATCTCCTTAATAACGTCAGCACCCTTCTCATGTTCTTCTCACGGTCTAAATTACAATTGCAAAGATTGAGGATGTGCCAGCGCACAAGGTGGAACGGAGTAACTCGCGCGCTGATCAGAAG TGTGATTACACGCTGGGGTTCTCAGTACAActctttcttctccctcctccgtTCTCGAGACCCTGCTAGAGACTGGTCTATTCGAAAAGATGTACGAGATGAACTGCGATCTCAAGATTGCCCCGTTCTCCTGCCCGAAGCCGTTCGAATCATCAAAGACAACAGCTTTTGGCTAAAACTGGAGGCTGCGATCGCTGTGCTAAAACCCGTGAACGAATTCCAACACGCTTCCGAGGCTGATGGGGCGGGAATCGCACACGTGGTAAATCGTTGGCTGCAAATCAAAAGCAAATGGGCTGAGATGGGAGAGGCTGATCAGTTTCCTGATATTCCGTGGGACGACATTGACGCTATCTTCAAAGCTCGGCTTGATAAGCAAACGTACGATATACATTGGATCGCCGATACCCTCCGGCCTGACACAACAGGTCCGAATTCGAAACTGCCGCCTAGCGTCTTTGCGCGCGTACAAGAGTATTTGCAGATGCAGctgaacgacgacgacgaataTCACCGTGCCCTCTCCGAATTCACACACTTCCGAATGCGTACGGGCGGCCCGGACGGTTTATTTAGTAAGCACAGCGCTGTATACGACGAAGGCTTCAAGCCATCAATGGCGTGGCAGTGCCTCCTCAACCAGGGCTCGATTCTGGCTAGAGTGGCTGTGAAGGTAATGAGCACGCTTGCGAACTCCGTGCCCTCAGAACGAAGTTTTTCTGCTATTAGTTTCATACACACAAAAGCTCGAAATCGTCTTACGCCCATGCACGCGGACATGCAGGCCTTCATTTTTATGAACGACCGCGTACTTGATCGCCTTAAGGATCAGAAGTACGCCCACAAAAAGCGCTGGGCGGACCTTGAGGAGAAGGACTGGCTAGAACTCGAAGATTCATATCTCGATTTGTTTGTGAATGCGCAGGGCAAGAAGGTCTGGATGGATGGTCTGATGGCCTCCACCAGTGGAGATTTTGAATGGGAGGGTGTATTACAGTCAACGGGTGACATTTTGGGGGTCGGCACTGAGGTGGGATCCGAGACCTGA